One stretch of Micromonospora cremea DNA includes these proteins:
- a CDS encoding RNA polymerase sigma factor, whose product MSVIQPEVPLDDDDVLVTRARAGDLEAYDLLVARHTASAYRTAVLLGAGSDSEDVIQEAFVKGYRKLSRYRGDSSFRSWLLAIVANETRNLHRSRSRRDGLVLRAAAANPASEIAEDGAVGAVLAGERRAALVEALRQLPVRDREVIVCRFLLDLSEEETVATLGWPRGTVKSRTSRALAKLRGLLDREGVRRG is encoded by the coding sequence ATGAGTGTGATCCAACCGGAGGTCCCCCTGGACGACGACGACGTGCTCGTCACCCGCGCTCGGGCAGGTGACCTGGAGGCGTACGACCTCCTGGTCGCCCGGCACACTGCGTCCGCGTACCGGACGGCGGTGCTGCTCGGCGCGGGCTCGGACTCCGAGGACGTCATCCAGGAGGCCTTCGTGAAGGGGTACCGCAAGCTCTCCCGCTATCGGGGGGACTCGTCGTTCCGCTCCTGGCTGCTGGCGATCGTCGCCAACGAGACCCGCAACCTGCACCGGTCGCGTAGCCGCCGGGACGGCCTCGTCCTGCGCGCCGCGGCGGCGAACCCGGCGTCGGAGATCGCCGAGGACGGCGCGGTCGGCGCGGTCCTCGCCGGGGAGCGCCGCGCCGCGCTGGTGGAGGCCCTCCGCCAACTGCCGGTACGCGACCGTGAGGTGATCGTCTGCCGGTTCCTCCTCGACCTCAGCGAGGAGGAGACGGTGGCGACGTTGGGCTGGCCCCGGGGCACGGTGAAGTCGCGGACGTCCCGGGCACTGGCGAAGCTCCGCGGCCTGCTCGACCGTGAGGGGGTCCGGCGTGGATGA
- a CDS encoding FUSC family protein → MRFRGLRVAGDRLRRDWRPVLETTLAATVAWLLATRLVGHPQPFFAPAAALIVLGQARGQRIRRAVEVVLGVAAGVLVADLVVQALGTGSTWTVFTVILLTVLLSAAFGATGVTLVQAAVSALYLVVVAPPDGSLVPFRFVDALIGGAVALAVSLLVDARHPLAPLVAEVRRTFDELAGLLGGIADALDRRDEPGAVAALTRARGMDARVDGLRDGVLAAGEALRLNVRRRRHIGRLRSVDESIRQIDYAVRNVRVLARAGVTLSRLQSPAPPELGAALRALAEAVREAGAALAADLDGQDEAADRHADRANEAALAAVHTAGQLFGPTQTLPLAMIIGQVRATAIDLLRGVNPDDDVAVLTRVDDALGLPPL, encoded by the coding sequence GTGCGGTTCAGGGGACTGCGGGTCGCCGGTGACCGGCTGCGCCGGGACTGGCGGCCGGTGCTGGAGACGACTCTCGCGGCGACCGTGGCCTGGCTGCTCGCCACCCGGCTGGTCGGGCACCCGCAGCCCTTCTTCGCCCCGGCGGCGGCGCTCATCGTCCTCGGCCAGGCCCGGGGACAACGGATCCGGCGGGCCGTCGAGGTCGTCCTCGGTGTCGCCGCCGGCGTGCTGGTGGCGGACCTGGTGGTGCAGGCGCTGGGCACGGGCAGCACCTGGACGGTGTTCACCGTCATCCTGCTCACCGTCCTGCTCTCGGCGGCCTTCGGCGCCACCGGCGTGACGTTGGTGCAGGCCGCGGTCTCCGCGCTCTACCTGGTGGTGGTCGCACCGCCGGACGGGTCGCTGGTGCCGTTCCGCTTCGTCGACGCGCTGATCGGCGGCGCGGTCGCGCTCGCCGTCAGTCTGCTCGTCGACGCCCGGCACCCGCTGGCCCCGCTGGTCGCCGAGGTACGCCGGACCTTCGACGAGCTGGCCGGACTGCTGGGCGGGATCGCCGATGCGCTGGATCGCCGCGACGAGCCCGGGGCGGTCGCCGCGCTGACCCGGGCGCGCGGCATGGACGCCCGGGTCGACGGGCTGCGCGACGGGGTGCTCGCGGCCGGCGAGGCGCTGCGGCTCAACGTGCGCCGGCGCCGGCACATCGGCCGGCTGCGGTCGGTGGACGAGTCGATCCGGCAGATCGACTACGCGGTACGCAACGTCCGGGTGCTGGCCCGCGCCGGGGTGACACTCAGCCGGCTGCAATCCCCGGCGCCCCCCGAGCTGGGCGCGGCCCTCCGTGCGCTGGCCGAGGCGGTCCGGGAGGCCGGTGCGGCCCTCGCGGCCGACCTGGACGGGCAGGACGAGGCAGCCGACCGGCACGCCGACCGGGCGAACGAGGCGGCGCTGGCCGCCGTGCACACCGCCGGACAGCTCTTCGGGCCGACCCAGACCCTCCCGCTCGCCATGATCATCGGCCAGGTCCGGGCCACGGCCATCGACCTGTTGCGCGGCGTCAACCCCGACGACGACGTCGCCGTCCTCACCCGGGTGGACGACGCCCTCGGCCTTCCCCCGCTCTGA
- a CDS encoding LacI family DNA-binding transcriptional regulator, with translation MTAAAHRPATLEDVARAAGVSRSTASRVIAGTGFASPAAREQVAAAADRLGYVPNPAARALVRGGGVRLVVAVAGPSAAVLDDPYVHRVVGSAARVCAPAAIGVALHWLPLNEPNSLDQLAGDGSVCGVVLVNTTEELLDAVPRSLRGRIASIGIGSATVPSFDVDNGAGADEVLRHVYASGRRRIAMVTGPRWLPCSQRPVQAYRRLMRQAGLPERVLPGDFTAASGRAAAGEALRRWPDLDAVYAISDETALGVIAALRDGGVRVPGDVAVAGFDDIPLAGMTAPALTTASHPVGRIAAAAATAVLDRRPAAPVTLFPSVLVARDSA, from the coding sequence ATGACGGCAGCGGCACACCGACCGGCCACGCTGGAGGACGTCGCGCGGGCCGCCGGGGTGTCCCGGTCCACGGCCTCACGGGTGATCGCCGGGACCGGGTTCGCCTCGCCGGCCGCCCGGGAGCAGGTCGCGGCGGCCGCCGACCGGCTCGGCTACGTGCCCAACCCGGCCGCCCGGGCACTGGTCCGCGGCGGCGGCGTACGGCTGGTGGTCGCGGTCGCCGGGCCCAGCGCGGCGGTGCTGGACGACCCGTACGTGCACCGGGTGGTCGGCTCGGCGGCCCGGGTCTGCGCGCCGGCCGCCATCGGGGTGGCGCTGCACTGGCTCCCGCTGAACGAGCCGAACAGCCTGGACCAGCTCGCCGGCGACGGCAGCGTGTGCGGGGTGGTGCTGGTGAACACCACCGAAGAGCTGCTGGACGCCGTGCCGCGGTCGCTGCGCGGCCGAATCGCCTCGATCGGCATCGGCTCGGCCACCGTCCCGTCGTTCGACGTCGACAACGGCGCCGGCGCCGACGAGGTGCTGCGCCACGTGTACGCCAGCGGTCGCCGCCGGATCGCCATGGTGACCGGCCCCCGCTGGCTGCCGTGCTCCCAACGGCCGGTGCAGGCGTACCGCCGGCTGATGCGCCAGGCGGGGCTGCCGGAGCGGGTGCTGCCCGGGGACTTCACCGCGGCGAGCGGCCGCGCGGCGGCCGGCGAGGCGTTGCGCCGCTGGCCGGACCTCGACGCGGTCTACGCGATCAGCGACGAGACCGCGCTCGGGGTGATCGCGGCGCTGCGCGACGGTGGGGTGCGGGTGCCCGGCGACGTCGCGGTGGCCGGCTTCGACGACATTCCGCTGGCCGGGATGACCGCCCCCGCGCTGACCACCGCGAGCCACCCGGTGGGCCGGATCGCCGCCGCCGCGGCCACGGCTGTGCTGGACCGGCGCCCGGCCGCGCCGGTGACCCTCTTCCCGTCCGTCCTGGTGGCCCGCGACAGCGCCTGA
- a CDS encoding aldo/keto reductase, with translation MPTDSITAAAAGSWTLGDRAVRRMGFGSMRITANPDRDRAIALLRRAVELGVNHIDTAAFYVSPGGTLGVGTGPARYATELIRAALAPYPEDLVIVTKVGFGYDPVSGFTEALTPAQLRAQVEENLRRLGLDCLDVVNLRHGRGSGPVPLTERFGALAELRAAGLIRHLGLSNIRPERLEEVADIAPVVCVQNNYGVDAYREQDEFVRVCGERGIAYVPFFALAGSGREAGASPEQGEAVRAVARAHGVTPHQVRLAWTLHQGPHVLAIPGTGDPAHLTANIAAAALRLTPEDLALLT, from the coding sequence ATGCCTACCGACTCGATCACCGCCGCCGCGGCGGGCAGCTGGACCCTTGGTGACCGCGCGGTGCGCCGGATGGGCTTCGGCTCCATGCGGATCACCGCCAATCCGGACCGCGACCGGGCGATCGCCCTGCTGCGCCGCGCCGTGGAGCTGGGTGTCAACCACATCGACACCGCCGCCTTCTACGTCTCGCCCGGCGGGACCCTGGGGGTGGGCACCGGCCCGGCGCGGTACGCCACCGAGCTGATCCGGGCGGCGCTCGCCCCGTACCCCGAGGATCTGGTGATCGTCACCAAGGTCGGCTTCGGGTACGACCCGGTGTCCGGCTTCACCGAAGCGCTCACCCCGGCGCAGTTGCGCGCTCAGGTGGAGGAGAACCTGCGTCGGCTCGGCCTGGACTGCCTGGACGTGGTGAACCTGCGGCACGGCCGGGGGTCCGGCCCGGTGCCGCTCACCGAGCGGTTCGGCGCCCTGGCCGAGCTGCGCGCCGCCGGGCTGATCCGGCACCTCGGGCTCTCCAACATTCGGCCCGAACGGCTGGAGGAGGTGGCGGACATCGCGCCGGTGGTCTGCGTGCAGAACAACTACGGGGTGGACGCCTACCGGGAGCAGGACGAGTTCGTCCGCGTCTGCGGCGAGCGGGGAATCGCCTACGTGCCATTCTTCGCGCTTGCCGGCAGCGGCCGGGAGGCGGGCGCGAGCCCCGAGCAGGGCGAGGCCGTTCGGGCCGTCGCCCGGGCCCACGGCGTCACCCCGCACCAGGTACGCCTGGCCTGGACCCTGCACCAGGGGCCGCACGTGCTGGCCATCCCCGGCACCGGCGACCCGGCGCACCTGACCGCGAACATCGCCGCCGCCGCCCTCCGCCTGACCCCCGAAGACCTGGCCCTCCTCACCTGA
- the cobN gene encoding cobaltochelatase subunit CobN, with product MRILLLSTADTDLLAARASGTDYRLANPARVAADEVPALLDGVDLVVVRLLGGRQAWPDGLAQVLATGLPTVVLGGEAVPDAELMAVSTVPSGVVTEALAYLVEGGPENLGQLARFLSDTVLLTGEGFAPPAPTPAYGVHGDHPAESDRPTVGIVFYRAHALAGNTGFVDVLADAVRAAGGNPLPIFCGSLRGLTTGAGPLGLFARCDALLVTVLAAGGAVAADASGGGDSDAWDVGVLAALDVPIIQALCLTSTREQWAGSDAGMSPLDAAMQVAIPEFDGRIVTVPFSFKRIDADGLSVYAADEERAARVAGIAVRHARLRYVPNADKRIAVVLSSYPTKHSRVGNAVGLDTPVSAVRLLAALADAGYHLGDTPVPDDGDALIHALIAAGGHDVEWLTPEQLAAAEARVPGVTYRRWFEQVPGALRERMLAHWGEPPGELYTDGGDIVLAGLRFGNVVLLIQPPRGFGENPIAIYHDPDLPPSHHYLAAYRWLAAPVADGGFGADAVVHLGKHGTLEWLPGKGLGLAADCAPDAVLGDLPLVYPFIVNDPGEGTQAKRRAHAVVIDHLVPPMARAETYGDLAKLEQLLDEYATVQALDPAKVPTVRAQIWDLVRAAELHHDLNADAMPDADDFDDFVLHLDGYLCEVKDVQIRDGLHILADAPTGEPRVNLVLAVLRAPQIWGGTRALPGLRQALAAAYGLDEQELLASPGQRLTLPAALTDVADGPAGTAADAVDLIEALARRLVVGMETLGWTAEAVDAVVEEVTGRPIPDVAAVLRFAATELVPRLDRTTDELTNTLGALDGRFVPPGPSGSPTRGLVNVLPTGRNFYSVDPKAIPSRNAWDVGVALADSLLARHLADTGEYPRSVGLTVWGTSAMRTQGDDIAEVLALLGCRPVWDDRSRRVTGIEVVPTAELGRPRVDVTVRISGFFRDAFPHVVALLDDAVRRVAALDEPDAENYVRAHVAADLAEHGDERRATARIFGSKPGAYGAGLLPLIDARTWRSDADLAEVYAVWGGYAYGRGLDGREARADMERSFARIAVAVKNQDTREHDIVDSDDYFQYHGGMVAMVRHLTGASPQAYVGDSAMPHDVRTRTLGEETRRVFRARVVNPKWIAAMRRHGYKGAFELAATVDYLFGYDATAGVVDDWMYEHLAAAYLFDETTREFLERSNPWALRGITERLLEAADRGLWAEPEPATLDRLRDTYLASEGDLEDRA from the coding sequence GTGCGCATCCTGCTGCTCTCCACCGCCGACACCGACCTGCTGGCCGCCCGCGCCAGCGGCACCGACTACCGCCTGGCCAATCCCGCGCGGGTCGCCGCCGACGAGGTGCCCGCCCTGCTCGACGGGGTGGACCTCGTCGTCGTACGCCTGCTCGGAGGCCGGCAGGCATGGCCGGACGGCCTCGCCCAGGTGCTCGCCACCGGCCTGCCGACGGTGGTGCTCGGCGGCGAGGCGGTGCCCGACGCGGAGCTGATGGCCGTCTCCACCGTGCCGTCCGGTGTGGTCACCGAGGCGCTGGCGTACCTGGTCGAGGGCGGTCCGGAGAACCTGGGGCAACTGGCCCGGTTCCTCTCCGACACGGTGCTGCTCACCGGCGAGGGTTTCGCCCCGCCCGCGCCCACCCCGGCATACGGCGTGCACGGCGACCACCCGGCGGAGTCGGACCGGCCCACGGTGGGAATCGTCTTCTACCGGGCGCACGCGCTGGCCGGCAACACCGGCTTCGTCGACGTGCTGGCCGACGCGGTGCGGGCGGCCGGCGGCAACCCGCTGCCGATCTTCTGCGGCTCGCTACGCGGGCTGACCACCGGCGCCGGCCCCCTCGGGCTCTTCGCCCGCTGCGACGCGTTGCTGGTCACCGTGCTCGCGGCCGGCGGCGCGGTCGCCGCGGACGCGTCCGGCGGCGGGGACTCCGACGCCTGGGACGTCGGCGTGCTGGCCGCCCTGGACGTGCCGATCATCCAGGCGCTCTGCCTGACCAGCACCCGCGAGCAGTGGGCCGGCAGCGACGCCGGAATGTCCCCGTTGGACGCCGCGATGCAGGTCGCCATTCCCGAGTTCGACGGCCGGATCGTCACCGTGCCGTTCTCGTTCAAGCGGATCGACGCCGACGGGCTCTCCGTCTACGCCGCCGACGAGGAACGCGCGGCCCGGGTGGCCGGCATCGCGGTGCGCCACGCCCGGCTGCGGTACGTGCCCAACGCGGACAAGCGGATCGCGGTCGTGCTCAGCTCGTACCCCACCAAGCACTCGCGGGTCGGCAACGCCGTCGGGCTGGACACCCCGGTCTCGGCGGTCCGGCTCCTCGCCGCGCTCGCCGACGCCGGCTACCACCTCGGCGACACCCCGGTTCCCGACGACGGCGACGCGCTGATCCACGCGCTGATCGCCGCCGGCGGTCACGACGTGGAGTGGCTCACCCCGGAGCAGCTGGCCGCGGCCGAGGCCCGGGTGCCCGGCGTGACCTACCGGCGCTGGTTCGAGCAGGTGCCCGGCGCGCTGCGCGAGCGGATGCTCGCACACTGGGGCGAGCCCCCCGGCGAGCTGTACACCGACGGCGGGGACATCGTGCTCGCCGGGCTGCGCTTCGGCAATGTGGTGCTGCTGATCCAGCCGCCGCGCGGTTTCGGCGAGAACCCGATCGCCATTTACCACGACCCGGACCTGCCGCCCAGCCACCATTACCTGGCCGCGTACCGCTGGCTGGCGGCGCCGGTCGCCGACGGTGGGTTCGGCGCCGACGCCGTGGTGCACCTGGGCAAGCACGGCACCCTCGAATGGCTCCCCGGCAAGGGCCTCGGCCTCGCCGCCGACTGCGCCCCCGACGCGGTCCTCGGCGACCTGCCGCTGGTCTACCCGTTCATCGTCAACGATCCGGGCGAGGGCACCCAGGCCAAGCGGCGGGCGCACGCCGTGGTCATCGACCACCTGGTGCCGCCGATGGCCCGCGCCGAGACCTACGGCGACCTGGCCAAGCTGGAGCAACTGCTCGACGAGTACGCGACCGTGCAGGCGCTCGACCCGGCCAAGGTGCCCACCGTGCGGGCGCAGATCTGGGACCTGGTGCGCGCCGCCGAGCTGCACCACGACCTGAACGCCGACGCGATGCCGGACGCCGACGACTTCGACGACTTCGTGCTGCACCTCGACGGGTACCTCTGCGAGGTCAAGGACGTGCAGATCCGCGACGGGCTGCACATCCTCGCCGATGCGCCCACCGGCGAGCCCCGGGTCAACCTGGTCCTCGCGGTGCTGCGCGCCCCGCAGATCTGGGGCGGCACCCGCGCCCTGCCCGGCCTGCGGCAGGCCCTCGCCGCCGCGTACGGGCTCGATGAGCAGGAGTTGCTCGCGTCGCCGGGACAGCGACTGACCCTGCCCGCGGCGCTGACCGACGTCGCGGACGGGCCGGCCGGCACCGCCGCCGACGCGGTCGACCTGATCGAGGCGCTGGCCCGCCGGCTGGTGGTCGGGATGGAAACCCTCGGCTGGACCGCCGAAGCCGTCGACGCGGTGGTCGAGGAGGTGACCGGCCGACCGATCCCGGACGTCGCCGCCGTGCTGCGCTTCGCCGCCACCGAGCTGGTGCCCCGGCTGGACCGGACCACCGACGAGCTGACCAACACCCTCGGCGCGCTCGACGGCCGGTTCGTACCGCCCGGCCCGTCCGGCTCACCCACCCGGGGTCTGGTCAACGTGCTGCCCACCGGCCGCAACTTCTACTCCGTCGACCCTAAGGCCATCCCCAGCCGCAACGCCTGGGACGTCGGGGTGGCCCTCGCGGACTCGCTGCTGGCCCGACACCTCGCCGACACCGGCGAGTACCCCCGCTCGGTGGGGTTGACCGTGTGGGGCACCAGCGCCATGCGCACCCAGGGCGACGACATCGCCGAGGTGCTCGCGCTGCTGGGCTGCCGGCCGGTCTGGGACGACCGGTCGCGGCGGGTCACCGGGATCGAGGTGGTGCCGACGGCCGAGCTGGGCCGGCCCCGCGTCGACGTCACCGTGCGCATCTCCGGCTTCTTCCGCGACGCGTTCCCGCACGTTGTGGCGCTGCTCGACGACGCCGTCCGCCGGGTCGCCGCCCTGGACGAGCCGGACGCGGAGAACTACGTGCGAGCGCACGTCGCCGCCGACCTCGCCGAGCACGGCGACGAACGGCGGGCCACCGCCCGGATCTTCGGCTCCAAACCCGGTGCGTACGGCGCCGGGCTGCTGCCGCTGATCGATGCCCGGACCTGGCGCAGCGACGCCGACCTGGCCGAGGTGTACGCGGTCTGGGGCGGCTACGCCTACGGCCGTGGCCTGGACGGGCGGGAGGCACGTGCCGACATGGAACGCTCGTTCGCCCGGATCGCGGTGGCGGTGAAGAACCAGGACACCCGCGAGCACGACATCGTCGACTCCGACGACTACTTCCAGTACCACGGCGGGATGGTGGCGATGGTCCGCCACCTCACCGGCGCCTCGCCCCAGGCGTACGTGGGCGACTCGGCGATGCCGCACGACGTGCGTACCCGCACGTTGGGCGAGGAGACCCGGCGGGTGTTCCGGGCCCGGGTGGTCAATCCGAAGTGGATCGCCGCGATGCGCCGGCACGGCTACAAGGGCGCCTTCGAGCTGGCCGCCACCGTGGACTACCTGTTCGGCTACGACGCCACCGCCGGTGTCGTCGACGACTGGATGTACGAGCACCTGGCCGCCGCGTACCTCTTCGACGAGACCACCCGGGAGTTCCTGGAGCGGTCCAACCCGTGGGCGCTGCGCGGCATCACCGAGCGGCTGCTGGAGGCCGCCGACCGGGGGCTGTGGGCCGAACCGGAGCCGGCCACCCTCGACCGGCTCCGCGACACGTACCTGGCCAGCGAGGGTGACCTGGAGGACCGCGCATGA
- a CDS encoding alpha/beta hydrolase produces the protein MSDPTPPDREQGNDSRHGRLTARAHPPVAPAPAGLMPLSAPGGGLLAMVYAPEPAADDAAYRLVVLLHGAGGSARQGLDLLLPVADAHHLLLVAPQAAASSWDLIAGGFGVDVRRIDGLLANVFDGYPVRDVTFGGFSDGASYALSLGLTNGDLVDAVLAFSPGFAAPLATQGRPRIFVSHGVDDRVLPIDVCSRRLVPHLHDLGYDVTYEEFPGGHEIPTPIRESATAWLTT, from the coding sequence GTGTCCGACCCCACGCCGCCAGACCGTGAGCAGGGGAACGACTCCCGGCACGGCCGGTTGACCGCCCGCGCCCACCCGCCGGTGGCGCCGGCGCCCGCCGGGCTGATGCCGCTGAGCGCCCCCGGCGGTGGGCTGTTGGCGATGGTGTACGCCCCGGAGCCCGCCGCCGACGACGCCGCGTACCGGCTGGTGGTGCTGCTGCACGGGGCGGGCGGCTCCGCGCGGCAGGGCCTGGACCTGCTGCTGCCGGTCGCCGACGCACACCACCTGCTGCTGGTCGCCCCGCAGGCGGCCGCCAGCAGCTGGGACCTGATCGCCGGGGGCTTCGGGGTGGACGTGCGGCGCATCGACGGGCTGCTGGCCAACGTCTTCGACGGCTACCCGGTACGCGACGTGACGTTCGGCGGGTTCTCCGACGGCGCCTCGTACGCGCTCTCGCTCGGCCTGACCAACGGCGACCTGGTCGACGCGGTGCTGGCCTTCTCCCCCGGTTTCGCCGCGCCGCTGGCGACCCAGGGCCGGCCACGGATCTTCGTCTCGCACGGGGTGGACGACCGCGTCCTGCCGATCGACGTGTGCAGCCGCCGGCTCGTCCCGCACCTGCACGACCTCGGCTACGACGTCACCTACGAGGAGTTCCCCGGCGGCCACGAAATTCCCACCCCGATACGGGAGTCCGCCACCGCCTGGCTGACCACCTGA
- a CDS encoding MFS transporter, translated as MSAATSPPVPSATAPAPSRAVRTARNGVAVVFTLNGLAVGSWFSRVPAVREALDLSAGRLGLLLLAMSVGALLAMPTSGLLAQRLGAARTVTLATVLVAVGLTVAGLGATVAGSVVVVAVGLAAFGYGSGACDVAMNVEGAAVERRLRRTVMPRFHAAWSLGSVAGAALGAGAARFDLPVGTHLAGVAVVVLAGTVLGARAFLPQPVVDQAEGTADAGPRARRRAQLAAWREPRTLLIGLFVLVAAFTEGSANDWLAVAFVDGRDVSEAAGAAVFGVFVVGMTLGRTAGTVALDRWGRVPVLTGTVLLAAFGAGLAVLAGSGPVAIVGVALWGLGASLGFPVGMSAAADEEAHAPVRVSVVAVIGYTAFLGGPPLLGLLGDRVGILHALLVVPLLLLPTLALVPVLRPPGAAEPTPPAQKN; from the coding sequence GTGAGCGCCGCCACCAGTCCGCCCGTCCCCTCGGCCACCGCCCCCGCGCCCTCCCGGGCCGTGCGGACCGCCCGCAACGGCGTGGCCGTCGTGTTCACCCTCAACGGGCTGGCGGTCGGCAGCTGGTTCTCCCGGGTGCCGGCGGTCCGCGAGGCGTTGGACCTCTCCGCCGGCCGGCTCGGGCTGCTGCTGCTCGCGATGAGCGTCGGCGCGCTGCTCGCCATGCCCACCTCCGGCCTGCTCGCCCAGCGTCTCGGCGCGGCCCGCACCGTGACGCTCGCCACCGTGCTGGTCGCGGTCGGCCTGACCGTCGCCGGGCTGGGCGCCACGGTGGCCGGTTCGGTCGTCGTCGTCGCGGTGGGCCTGGCCGCGTTCGGGTACGGCTCCGGCGCCTGCGACGTGGCGATGAATGTCGAGGGCGCGGCGGTGGAGCGGCGCCTGCGGCGTACCGTCATGCCCCGCTTCCACGCGGCCTGGAGCCTCGGTTCGGTGGCGGGCGCGGCGCTCGGGGCCGGGGCGGCCCGGTTCGACCTGCCCGTCGGCACGCATCTCGCCGGTGTGGCGGTGGTGGTGCTGGCCGGCACCGTGCTCGGCGCGCGGGCGTTCCTGCCCCAGCCGGTCGTCGATCAGGCGGAGGGTACGGCGGACGCCGGTCCGCGCGCTCGCCGCCGCGCCCAGCTCGCCGCCTGGCGAGAGCCGCGCACCCTGCTGATCGGGCTCTTCGTGCTGGTGGCGGCCTTCACCGAGGGCAGCGCCAACGACTGGCTGGCGGTGGCCTTCGTCGATGGCCGCGACGTGAGCGAGGCGGCCGGCGCGGCGGTCTTCGGCGTCTTCGTCGTCGGCATGACTCTCGGGCGTACCGCCGGCACGGTCGCGCTGGACCGGTGGGGTCGCGTGCCGGTGCTCACCGGCACCGTCCTGCTCGCCGCGTTCGGCGCGGGCCTGGCCGTGCTGGCCGGCTCGGGGCCGGTGGCCATCGTCGGCGTCGCGCTCTGGGGACTCGGCGCGTCGCTGGGCTTCCCGGTCGGGATGAGCGCGGCGGCCGACGAGGAGGCGCACGCGCCCGTCCGGGTCAGCGTGGTCGCGGTGATCGGCTACACCGCGTTCCTGGGCGGGCCACCGCTGCTGGGGTTGCTCGGCGACCGGGTCGGCATCCTGCACGCGCTGCTGGTGGTGCCGTTGCTGCTGCTGCCGACGCTGGCGCTGGTGCCGGTGCTGCGCCCGCCGGGCGCCGCCGAACCGACCCCGCCAGCACAGAAAAACTAA
- a CDS encoding TetR/AcrR family transcriptional regulator has product MTARTNRIALLADAAIELIADGGMRALTHRAVDGRADMPPGTTSAYLRTRQALIEAVVERLAERDRADLAAYDLPTGTPPPAPGPRLDGDDLDRLAAGVAQVLDRWLSTGRSRTLARYACLLEAVHRPELRGILHHGTGLRVQARDLLTRAGATDPHRQGDQFVAFVDGLLFDRLVGAGALTAPEPGSPASRADLTAAVRTLLHALTGS; this is encoded by the coding sequence GTGACGGCCCGGACGAACCGGATCGCGCTGCTGGCCGACGCGGCCATCGAGCTGATCGCCGACGGCGGCATGCGAGCGCTGACGCACCGGGCGGTGGACGGCCGCGCCGACATGCCGCCCGGCACCACCTCCGCGTACCTGCGGACCCGGCAGGCGCTGATCGAGGCGGTGGTGGAACGGCTCGCCGAACGGGATCGCGCCGACCTGGCGGCGTACGACCTGCCGACCGGCACGCCACCACCGGCGCCGGGTCCCCGGCTCGACGGCGACGACCTCGACCGGCTCGCCGCCGGCGTCGCCCAGGTGCTCGACCGCTGGCTGAGCACCGGACGCAGCCGGACGCTGGCCCGCTACGCCTGCCTGCTGGAGGCCGTGCACCGTCCCGAGCTGCGCGGCATCCTGCACCACGGCACCGGCCTGCGGGTCCAGGCCCGCGACCTGCTGACCCGGGCCGGCGCCACCGACCCGCACCGGCAGGGCGACCAGTTCGTCGCGTTCGTGGACGGGCTGCTCTTCGACCGGCTGGTCGGCGCCGGCGCGCTCACCGCCCCGGAGCCCGGCAGCCCGGCCAGCCGGGCCGACCTGACCGCCGCCGTCCGCACGCTGCTGCACGCCCTGACCGGGAGCTGA
- a CDS encoding AraC family transcriptional regulator — translation MDPLTGLLDGPRARGAFLLRSVLEPPYALRIEDRAPLTVVALVSGTAWLVPDDAASAALRPGDVAVLRGPDGYLVADDPATPPQVVIHPGQRCTTLRGEPLTESMALGVRTWGTGPHGSTVLLTGTYQLPGEVSRRLLTALPPLLVVPADEWRSPLVPLLAQEVARDAPGQAAVLDRLLDLLLIGALRAWFGRPDAAPGWYRAAGDPVVGPAMRLLENDPARPWTVAALAAEVGVSRAVLARRFTDLVGEPPMAYLTGWRLALAADLLREPDATLGAVARRVGYASPFALSTAFRRVRGISPSQHRVGATVD, via the coding sequence GTGGACCCCCTCACCGGGCTGCTCGACGGCCCCCGGGCCCGGGGCGCCTTCCTGCTCCGCTCGGTACTCGAGCCGCCGTACGCGCTACGGATCGAGGACCGAGCGCCGCTGACCGTCGTGGCGCTGGTCAGCGGCACCGCCTGGCTCGTACCGGACGACGCCGCCTCGGCGGCGCTGCGCCCCGGCGACGTGGCGGTGCTGCGCGGGCCGGACGGTTACCTCGTCGCCGACGATCCGGCCACCCCACCGCAGGTGGTGATCCATCCCGGTCAGCGCTGCACCACCCTGCGCGGCGAGCCACTGACCGAGTCGATGGCGCTGGGCGTACGCACCTGGGGCACCGGCCCACACGGGTCGACCGTGCTGCTGACCGGCACGTACCAGCTGCCCGGCGAGGTGAGCCGGCGGCTGCTCACCGCGCTGCCGCCGCTGCTGGTGGTGCCCGCCGACGAGTGGCGCAGCCCGCTGGTCCCGCTGCTGGCGCAGGAGGTGGCCCGGGACGCGCCCGGCCAGGCGGCGGTCCTGGACCGGCTGCTGGACCTGCTGCTGATCGGCGCGCTGCGCGCCTGGTTCGGCCGCCCGGACGCGGCGCCGGGCTGGTACCGGGCGGCCGGCGACCCGGTGGTCGGCCCGGCAATGCGGCTGCTGGAGAACGACCCGGCCCGACCGTGGACGGTCGCCGCGCTCGCCGCCGAGGTGGGCGTCTCCCGGGCGGTGCTGGCCCGCCGGTTCACCGACCTGGTCGGTGAGCCCCCGATGGCGTACCTGACCGGGTGGCGGCTGGCCCTCGCCGCGGACCTGTTGCGCGAACCGGACGCGACGCTGGGCGCGGTGGCCCGCCGGGTCGGCTACGCCAGCCCGTTCGCGCTGAGCACCGCGTTTCGTCGGGTCCGCGGGATCAGCCCGAGCCAGCACCGGGTCGGCGCCACCGTCGACTGA